In Trichoderma asperellum chromosome 1, complete sequence, a single window of DNA contains:
- the MZM1 gene encoding Mitochondrial zinc maintenance protein 1, mitochondrial encodes MSLAAYRHLLRSARIAFQGDVHVLSAAQNQIRQTFNENRGLDSSGIQAAIRHAEDVATILRQNVVQGQKIESNGDNHTFKLRIHEHTERGDNDSILTAGSGKQSGGGCGCK; translated from the exons atGTCATTGGCCGCTTACAGACACCTCCTGCGCTCTGCGCGCATCGCCTTCCAAG GCGACGTCCACGTCCTCTCAGCCGCCCAGAACCAGATCCGACAGACGTTCAACGAGAACCGCGGCCTGGACTCTTCCGGCATCCAGGCTGCGATCCGACATGCCGAGGACGTGGCCACGATCCTGCGCCAAAACGTGGTGCAGGGACAGAAGATTGAGAGCAACGGTGACAACCACACTTTCA AGCTCCGGATACACGAACACACCGAACGAGGCGACAACGACAGCATATTAACGGCAGGCAGCGGCAAACAGAGCGGtggtggctgtggctgcaAATGA
- a CDS encoding uncharacterized protein (BUSCO:EOG092D2PJJ), with protein MASISQVVTLPLPALPEGWSAEKDFKAVGKLSGAVQRSIEPVGPHFLAHARRARHKRTFSEDDRIQAQESAKKVEDVDDGEESEAEDPMLLQLQAKDWKTQDHYKVLGLSKYRYKATEDQIKKAHRKKVLKHHPDKKAAQGRTEDDQFFKCIQKATDILLDPTRRRQFDSVDEEADVEPPSKKQLQKGDFYKQWSKVFKSEARFSKNHPVPTFGDANATKEQVEEFYNFWYNFDSWRSFEYLDEDVPDDGESRDHKRHVERKNQNSRKKKKAEDNARLRKLLDDASAGDERIKRFRQEANAAKNKKKFEKEAAEKKAAEEAAAKKAAEEKAKADAEAAAKADREAGKKAKEAAKNALKKNKRVLKGSVKDANYFAAGGDASAAQIDAVLGDVELVQGKIEADEIAALAGKLNGLTVADEIKGVWSAEVKRLVDAGKLKEGDAKTLA; from the exons ATGGCTTCCATCTCGCAGGTCGTCACCCTCCCGCTGCCGGCTCTCCCCGAGGGCTGGAGCGCCGAAAAGGACTTCAAGGCCGTCGGCAAGCTCTCCGGTGCTGTGCAGCGCAGCATCGAGCCTGTTGGACCGCACTTCCTGGCCCACGCCCGCCGCGCCCGTCACAAGCGAACCTTTTCCGAGGACGACCGGATCCAGGCCCAGGAGAGCGCCAAGAAGGTCGAGGATGTCGACGACGGCGAGGAGAGCGAGGCCGAGGAcccgatgctgctgcagctgcaggccaaGGACTGGAAG ACCCAGGACCACTACAAGGTGCTCGGCCTGTCCAAGTACCGCTACAAGGCCACCGAGGACCAGATCAAAAAGGCCCACCGCAAGAAGGTCCTCAAGCACCACCCCGACAAGAAGGCCGCCCAGGGCCGCACCGAGGACGACCAGTTCTTCAAGTGCATCCAGAAGGCCACCGACATCCTGCTCGACCccacccgccgccgccagttCGACTCGGTCGACGAGGAGGCCGACGTCGAGCCCCCCtccaagaagcagctgcaaaagGGCGACTTCTACAAGCAGTGGAGCAAGGTCTTCAAGTCCGAGGCCCGGTTCTCCAAGAACCACCCGGTGCCCACGTTCGGCGACGCCAACGCCACCAAGGAGCAGGTCGAGGAGTTTTACAACTTCTGGTACAACTTTGAcagctggaggagcttcGAGTACCTCGACGAGGACGTTCCCGATGACGGCGAGAGCCGTGACCACAAGCGCCACGTCGAGCGCAAGAACCAGAACTcgcgcaagaagaagaaggccgaggaCAATGCTCGTCTGCGCAAGCTGCTAGACGACGCTTCCGCCGGCGACGAGCGCATCAAGCGCTTCCGACAGGAGGCCAACGCcgccaagaacaagaagaagtttgAGAAGGAGGccgccgagaagaaggccgccgaggaggctgctgccaagaaggctgccgaggaaaaggcaaaggccgacgctgaggctgctgccaaggctgACCGCGAGGCCggcaagaaggccaaggaggcgGCCAAGAACGCgctcaagaagaacaagcgTGTGCTCAAGGGCTCCGTCAAGGACGCCAACTACTTTGCCGCCGGCGGCGATGCCTCTGCTGCCCAGATCGACGCCGTGCTGGGCGATGTCGAGCTGGTCCAGGGCAAGATTGAGGCTGACGAGATTGCTGCTCTTGCCGGCAAGCTCAACGGCCTGACGGTGGCGGACGAGATCAAGGGCGTGTGGAGCGCCGAGGTGAAGAGACTGGTTGATGCCGGCAAGCTGAAGGAGGGCGATGCGAAGACTCTGGcgtaa
- the PDB1 gene encoding pyruvate dehydrogenase E1, beta subunit (BUSCO:EOG092D2KNO) codes for MSRFLRPAARLAASTRAAAITKTASPSFSQAIARPVVFGGSSQNRSYAEGAGVKEYTVRDALNEALAEELESNPKVFILGEEVAQYNGAYKVTKGLLDRFGEKRVIDTPITEMGFTGLATGAALSGLHPVCEFMTFNFAMQAIDHVINSAAKTLYMSGGIQPCNITFRGPNGFAAGVAAQHSQDFTAWYGSIPGLKVVSPWSAEDAKGLLKAAIRDPNPVVVLENELMYGQSFPMSEAAQKDDFVLPFGKAKIERAGKDLTIVSLSRCVGQSLVAADLLQKNYGVEAEVINLRSIKPLDLDSIVQSIKKTHRLLVVESGYPAFGVSAEILALAMEYAFDYLDGPAQRVTGAEVPTPYAQGLEEMSFPTEQLIADFAAKMLRV; via the exons ATGTCCCGATTCCTCCGACCCGCAGCCCGCCTGGCTGCCTCAACACGAGCGGCCGCCATCACCAAGACCGCCTCGCCCTCCTTCTCACAGGCCATTGCCCGCCCCGTCGTCTTTGGCGGCTCGTCCCAGAACCGATCCTACGCCGAGGGCGCCGGCGTCAAGGAGTACACGGTGCGCGATGCCCTGAACGAGGCGCTGgccgaggagctggagagcaaCCCCAAGGTCTTCATCCTGGGCGAGGAGGTTGCGCAGTACAACGGCGCGTACAAGGTCACCAAGGGCCTGCTGGACCGGTTTGGCGAGAAGCGAGTCATTGACACGCCCATTACCGAGATGGGCTTCACCGGCCTGGCCACTGGCGCTGCGCTGAGCGGCCTGCACCCCGTG TGCGAGTTCATGACCTTCAACTTCGCCATGCAGGCCATTGACCACGTCATCAACTCTGCCGCAAAGACGCTCTACATGTCCGGCGGCATCCAGCCCTGCAACATCACCTTCCGCGGCCCCAACGGCTTCGCCGCCGGTGTTGCCGCCCAGCACTCGCAGGACTTCACTGCCTGGTACGGCAGCATCCCCGGCCTCAAGGTCGTCTCCCCCTGGAGCGCCGAGGACGCAAAGGGCCTGCTCAAGGCCGCCATCCGCGACCCCAACCCCGTCGTCGTGCTCGAGAACGAGCTCATGTACGGCCAGAGCTTCCCCATGTCCGAGGCCGCCCAGAAGGACGACTTCGTCCTACCCTttggcaaggccaagattGAGCGCGCCGGCAAGGACCTGACCATTGTGTCCCTGTCCCGCTGCGTCGGCCAGTCGCTTGTCGCCGCCGACCTGCTGCAGAAGAACTACGGCGTCGAGGCCGAGGTCATCAACCTGCGGTCCATCAAGCCCCTGGATCTCGACTCCATCGTCCAGTCCATCAAGAAGACCCACCGCCTGCTCGTCGTCGAGTCTGGCTACCCTGCCTTTGGCGTCAGCGCCGAGATCCTGGCTCTGGCCATGGAGTACGCCTTTGACTACCTTGACGGCCCTGCTCAGCGAGTTACCGGTGCTGAGGTCCCTACTCCTTATGCCCAGGGTCTCGAGGAGATGTCCTTCCCTACCGAGCAGCTGATTGCCGACTTTGCCGCCAAGATGCTGCGAGTGTAA
- a CDS encoding uncharacterized protein (BUSCO:EOG092D4F44), whose amino-acid sequence MSNRQLARDMQVEFQARFQAKQARREAQKAAKQDPILKKQIQDLLKKGETQKAYQKAKMLLSKQALAQQMDQMADMAELSAAQIQANNAMNRMTHMMASSSRTMNLAQKNTNPEKTLVTLEQFKQQNEEYAMTNGIYQDAITQSTSVQVGEDAVHELLGKLADDAGLELSFELNKATPATAEPQTAEPTAEEEDKLQQRLRALRA is encoded by the exons ATGTCCAACCGCCAGCTCGCCCGCGACATGCAAGTCGAGTTCCAGGCTCGCTTCCAGGCGAAACAGGCCCGGCGCGAGGCCCAAAAGGCCGCCAAGCAGGATCCCATCCTCAAGAAGCAGATCCAGGAcctgctgaagaagggcgagACGCAAAAGGCGTACcaaaaggccaagatgctgcTCTCCAAGCAGGCGCTGGCGCAGCAGATGGACCAGATGGCCGACATGGCCGAGCTGTCGGCGGCGCAGATCCAGGCCAACAACGCCATGAACCGCATGACGCACATGATGGCCTCGTCGTCGCGGACGATGAACCTGGCGCAGAAGAATACGAATCCCGAAAAG ACGCTCGTTACCCTGGAGCAGTTCAAGCAGCAAAACGAAGAATACGCCATGACCAACGGCATCTACCAGGACGCCATCACGCAGTCCACCTCTGTCCAGGTCGGCGAGGACGCCGTCCACGAACTGCTCGGCAAACTCGCCGACGATGCCGGCCTGGAGCTCAGCTTCGAGCTCAACAAGGCCACGCCTGCGACGGCCGAGCCCCAGACTGCGGAGCCGAcagccgaggaggaggacaagctgcagcagagacTGAGGGCTTTGCGGGCTTAG
- a CDS encoding uncharacterized protein (EggNog:ENOG41) — MNVQTFPRPPRLDKISRHIRITFILQPIASTYYLPPSSIKLPLKPTSRSSWCEWKGAATYYSIALPDGTVSNRIWSYDSPSAGFEPLRGCLSFYAGPWDCFVDGERVEPQPGDFYGGWVTAEIEGIVKGKTGNLDPVV; from the exons ATGAACGTCCAGACCTTTCCCCGTCCGCCACGGCTGGATAAGATCTCTCGGCATATCCGCATCACATTCATCCTCCAA CCAATAGCATCAA CATACTACCTCCCTCCATCGAGCATCAAACTCCCCCTCAAACCTACGTCCCGCTCCAGCTGGTGCGAGTGGAAAGGCGCCGCAACGTACTACAGCATCGCCCTCCCAGACGGCACAGTCTCCAACCGCATCTGGTCGTACGACAGCCCGTCAGCCGGCTTCGAGCCCCTCCGCGGGTGCCTGAGCTTCTACGCCGGCCCGTGGGATTGTTTTGTCGATGGCGAGCGGGTGGAGCCGCAGCCGGGCGATTTCTACGGTGGCTGGGTGACGGCTGAGATTGAGGGCATCGTGAAGGGCAAGACGGGCAATCTGGATCCCGTTGTGTAA
- a CDS encoding uncharacterized protein (TransMembrane:1 (o323-344i)) yields MAFQQSSPLIKFEASPAESFLSAPGDNFSSLFAVSTPSSVATTMDPMEMMTPQSYTDEKLESRLSVIPEHEMDDDRDLNDDTAPADSSSSEKKPVKKRKSWGQVLPEPKTNLPPRKRAKTEDEKEQRRVERVLRNRRAAQSSRERKRLEVEALEKRNKELETLLINAQKTNLMLVEELNRFRRSSGVVTRSSSPLDSLQDGITLSQQLFGPQDGQKVDSTKQSLMDQMMRSTTNPTVNPASLSPELNPIPDSANEDLSEEFASEETKEEQTEEQIENASQQLTVGLSTDSTQRPAEMLCDLPCQSVEMPQSLPASQAPTTPTALAWALYLRMIVLSASALLSACQRPLMQIAMSSKAGFSLLPTPQLLTTIIWLVTLPPASRINLPTTSSTSTTSSTTTQTTSPPTLWQRATMPLRTTSSTSRSTTLRLKSLRTILSSSPSLARPLLDATMAALRLVSEGRDDRDGNSDNESCATRGDHCELTQSLRSITLPSREVLLTLLWALRVEERKIQQKQAALLVPERSASADQQQISSVSDSIVLKVAGVKRAKPSRLDYSGGSKRSRLSR; encoded by the exons ATGGCGTTCCAGCAGTCGTCTCCGCTCATCAAGTTCGAGGCGTCTCCCGCCGAGTCCTTCCTGTCAGCGCCCGGCGACAACTTCTCGTCCCTCTTCGCAGTCTCTACACCCTCCTCGGTCGCCACAACCATGGATCccatggagatgatgacgcCCCAGTCATACACTGACGAGAAGCTCGAGTCTCGCCTGTCGGTGATTCCCGAGCACGAGATGGACGACGACCGGGACCTGAACGACGACACAGCCCCCGCGGactcctcttcatcagaaAAGAAGCCTgtcaagaagaggaaatcatGGGGCCAGGTGCTCCCCGAGCCCAAGACCAACCTCCCTCCCAG AAAACGAGCCAAGACTGAAGACGAAAAGGAACAGCGTCGCGTTGAGCGTGTTCTCCGGAACCGACGCGCCGCCCAGTCATCgcgagagaggaagaggctcgaGGTCGAGGCCCTCGAGAAGCGCaacaaggagctggagacgCTCCTGATCAACGCCCAAAAGACCAACCTGATGCTCGTCGAGGAGCTCAACCGCTTCCGACGAAGCTCGGGTGTCGTCACCCGCTCTTCCTCCCCCTTAGACTCCCTCCAAGACGGCATCACATTGTCGCAACAGCTCTTTGGCCCCCAAGATGGCCAAAAGGTCGACTCTACCAAGCAGTCCTTGATGGACCAGATGATGAGGTCCACGACAAACCCCACCGTGAACcccgcctctctctctcccgaACTCAACCCCATCCCCGACTCCGCCAACGAAGACTTGTCCGAAGAATTCGCCTCGGAAGAGACCAAGGAGGAACAGACCGAGGAGCAAATCGAAAACGCCAGCCAACAGCTGACTGTCGGCCTCTCCACTGATTCGACACAACGTCCTGCAGAGATGTTGTGCGACCTGCCGTGTCAATCGGTGGAGATGCCCCAGTCGTTGCCGGCTTCTCAGGCTCCGACGACGCCCACTGCCTTGGCTTGGGCTCTGTACCTCAGGATGATAGTCCTTTCAGCCTCGGCTCTTCTTTCGGCTTGTCAGCGGCCCTTGATGCAGATCGCTATGTCCTCGAAAGCGGGCTTCTCGCTTCTCCCAACTCCTCAACTATTGACGACGATTATCTGGCTGGTGACTCTGCCGCCTGCTTCCAGGATCAACCTCCCTACGACTTCTTCGACATCAACGACTTCCTCAACGACGACGCAAACAACGTCGCCTCCGACATTGTGGCAGCGAGCAACTATGCCGCTGCGGACCACGAGCTCGACCTCGAGATCCACGACCCTGAGACTCAAATCTCTTCGGACTATCCTATCCAGCAGCCCCAGTCTGGCGCGTCCTCTCTTGGATGCGACGATGGCGGCATTGCGGTTGGTGTCTGAGGGACGCGACGATCGGGACGGGAACTCAGACAACGAGTCTTGTGCGACGCGCGGCGACCATTGCGAGCTGACCCAATCTCTACGCAGCATTACTTTGCCGTCTAGGGAAGTCCTCCTGACACTCCTGTGGGCCCTGAGGGTCGAGGAGAGGAAGATCCAGCAAAAGCAGGCCGCGCTTCTCGTCCCCGAGAGAAGCGCCTCAGCAGACCAACAACAAATATCATCAGTATCAGATTCTATTGTCCTTAAAGTAGCGGGTGTTAAGCGAGCTAAACCTTCTCGACTTGACTATAGCGGTGGCTCCAAGCGGTCACGGCTGTCGAGGTAA